From Halobacillus sp. Marseille-Q1614, the proteins below share one genomic window:
- a CDS encoding amino acid permease, which yields MKTKCKPNDKKIAWWQLSLIGVGCTIGTGFFLGSSLAINRGGPSVLILFVLAALGTYIVFDALSRMTADDPQKGSFRTYAKNAFGRWAGFSNGWVYWSSELLIMGSQLTALAIFAQFWFPSIPIWVLSSIFGVLGIGVIVTGVSGFEKMENIFGVMKIAAILMFIVIGILAVGGFLKGGQPDQAFAFSNEGLLPTGFVGLWTAFIYVFYAFGGIEVMGIMANELKEPKEAPKAGKVMLLLLTTIYVISIGLAVWLLPSDKFSDDESPFLSALKAFDLSFVPHVFNGALIIGGFSTMVASLYGITTILTSLSEDGDAPKFFSKKGPRDVPYFSLLLTVGGLIASIIAALLLPGKIYEYFTTAAGLMLLYIWVFILFTYHKIVDLSMFSEIKRWAGAILIVLGISGTFFHASSRIGFFISLGFVLVIGAVTLLMRKRWSSQVEQ from the coding sequence GTGAAAACAAAATGTAAGCCTAATGATAAAAAAATTGCCTGGTGGCAGCTCTCGCTCATTGGAGTCGGCTGTACAATCGGAACGGGCTTCTTTTTAGGTTCCTCCTTAGCAATTAACAGGGGAGGACCCAGTGTCCTTATCTTATTTGTTTTAGCTGCTTTAGGAACCTATATCGTGTTTGACGCACTATCCAGGATGACAGCAGACGACCCGCAAAAAGGTTCATTTCGCACCTATGCTAAAAATGCTTTCGGCCGGTGGGCAGGTTTTAGCAACGGCTGGGTTTACTGGTCATCTGAATTGCTTATAATGGGCAGCCAGTTAACAGCATTAGCGATATTTGCGCAATTTTGGTTTCCGAGTATTCCAATCTGGGTGCTGTCGAGTATTTTTGGGGTGCTTGGCATCGGAGTCATCGTAACAGGTGTAAGCGGATTTGAAAAAATGGAAAATATCTTTGGGGTTATGAAAATCGCGGCTATCTTAATGTTTATCGTTATTGGAATACTTGCGGTCGGTGGTTTTCTTAAAGGAGGCCAGCCTGATCAGGCCTTTGCTTTTTCAAACGAAGGTCTGCTGCCAACAGGGTTTGTCGGGCTATGGACTGCATTTATTTACGTTTTTTATGCGTTTGGCGGAATTGAAGTTATGGGGATCATGGCGAATGAATTAAAAGAGCCGAAAGAAGCTCCAAAAGCAGGGAAGGTCATGCTCCTCCTGCTGACAACGATTTATGTAATATCTATAGGACTGGCCGTCTGGCTGCTTCCTTCCGACAAGTTCAGTGACGATGAGAGTCCGTTTTTATCGGCACTTAAAGCCTTTGATTTATCGTTTGTCCCACATGTGTTTAATGGTGCTCTTATCATTGGAGGATTTTCCACAATGGTGGCATCGCTTTATGGAATTACGACTATCCTGACCTCCCTGTCAGAGGATGGGGATGCCCCGAAGTTCTTTTCGAAGAAAGGACCACGGGACGTGCCTTACTTTTCTCTTCTGCTGACAGTTGGTGGGTTGATCGCATCGATCATCGCAGCCCTTTTGCTGCCTGGAAAAATATATGAGTATTTTACAACAGCGGCAGGATTAATGCTTCTCTATATTTGGGTGTTCATTTTATTTACGTACCATAAAATTGTGGATCTCTCGATGTTTAGTGAAATAAAGCGCTGGGCAGGTGCAATATTGATTGTACTTGGTATTAGTGGTACCTTTTTTCACGCCTCCAGCCGAATTGGTTTCTTCATCAGCCTCGGCTTTGTACTGGTCATTGGTGCTGTCACCCTTTTAATGAGAAAAAGGTGGAGTTCACAAGTGGAACAATAG
- a CDS encoding LysE family transporter, producing the protein MGVFLSYILLGLSLAAPIGPINAAQIDQGIRNGFLHSWIIGLGSIIGECLLISGVFFGVVHFLEIPLMKTFLWLFGSFVLFYTAIESMVSSQEITASQHREKDSLRKTFRSGFLLTITNPLSILFWLGIYGSVLANTMNKYDYSHVVLYGAAILTGLMIWDVTMALVSSGFRRILTPTLLKGISISSGVCLLGFALYFGYQAAKLLFHL; encoded by the coding sequence GTGGGCGTATTTTTAAGCTACATATTGTTAGGTTTATCATTAGCCGCTCCCATTGGTCCAATCAATGCGGCACAAATTGATCAGGGGATCCGCAATGGATTTCTTCACTCATGGATTATTGGGCTGGGTTCCATTATTGGAGAATGCTTATTAATTTCAGGAGTATTTTTTGGAGTCGTTCACTTTTTAGAAATTCCATTGATGAAAACTTTCCTTTGGCTGTTTGGTTCCTTTGTGCTTTTTTATACAGCCATCGAAAGCATGGTCAGCTCTCAGGAAATCACGGCCTCCCAGCACAGAGAAAAAGACTCTTTAAGGAAAACGTTTAGAAGCGGCTTTCTTTTAACGATAACCAATCCCTTATCGATCTTATTCTGGCTGGGAATATACGGCTCTGTACTTGCAAACACGATGAATAAGTATGACTACTCCCATGTCGTCCTGTATGGAGCGGCTATATTAACCGGCCTAATGATCTGGGATGTCACTATGGCACTCGTTTCGAGTGGTTTTCGAAGAATTCTCACCCCAACACTTCTAAAAGGAATCTCCATTTCATCAGGAGTATGTTTATTAGGGTTCGCTCTCTATTTCGGCTATCAGGCAGCGAAGCTATTGTTCCACTTGTGA
- a CDS encoding MBL fold metallo-hydrolase, whose protein sequence is MTNNYHGMKDTMDGRHVPMTSLRSGKGEELLPDLYSFTNQIVNLCLVGNHSDDWVLVDTGMPGSADTILKEVEERFGKGSKPKAIILTHGHFDHVGAVVDLVEKWDVPVYAHEAELPYLTGKLAYPEPDSSVEGGLVAKMSRFFPNEPVDLGNHVLALPADGSIPFMPEWKWLHTPGHSPGHVSLFRRKDRSLIVGDAFVTVRQDALYKVLVQKQEVHGPPRYYTTNWDQAFASVKKLQGLNPEVAVTGHGTPMTGQELELGLRALVENFEQAAVPDHGRFLKRENDR, encoded by the coding sequence ATGACGAATAACTATCATGGAATGAAAGATACAATGGACGGCAGGCATGTGCCGATGACCTCTCTAAGAAGCGGGAAAGGAGAAGAGCTGCTTCCTGACCTGTACAGCTTTACGAATCAGATTGTTAACCTTTGCTTAGTCGGGAATCATTCAGATGATTGGGTCCTTGTTGATACAGGGATGCCCGGCTCCGCAGACACGATATTAAAAGAGGTGGAGGAGCGATTCGGCAAAGGCAGTAAGCCGAAGGCAATTATTTTAACTCACGGCCACTTTGACCATGTAGGCGCAGTGGTGGACCTAGTTGAAAAATGGGACGTGCCTGTCTATGCCCATGAAGCTGAACTGCCTTATTTAACAGGGAAATTAGCCTACCCAGAACCTGATTCTTCTGTTGAAGGAGGATTAGTTGCTAAGATGTCCCGTTTCTTTCCTAACGAGCCTGTCGATCTTGGGAATCATGTACTTGCCTTGCCGGCAGATGGATCGATCCCGTTTATGCCTGAGTGGAAATGGCTGCACACACCAGGTCACAGCCCGGGACATGTCTCTCTTTTCAGAAGAAAAGACCGCTCACTGATTGTGGGTGATGCTTTTGTTACCGTGAGACAGGACGCTTTATATAAGGTATTGGTTCAAAAGCAGGAAGTTCATGGCCCGCCAAGATATTATACAACCAATTGGGATCAAGCTTTTGCATCTGTGAAAAAGCTTCAAGGATTAAATCCTGAAGTGGCTGTAACCGGTCATGGAACACCGATGACTGGCCAAGAGCTGGAGCTGGGATTAAGGGCCCTGGTTGAAAACTTTGAACAAGCCGCCGTCCCTGACCACGGACGATTCTTGAAACGGGAAAATGATCGATAA
- a CDS encoding S41 family peptidase, which produces MNVKPRHVAIIVVLSLLLGAAGSYIGMQYFGASGQGSNSAAESAENFGSLSQAEQKKFIEGLSGGSETDIEKVKQAFGIIQENSLIEADKNQLVEGAIKGMLDTLEDPYSVYMDKETMEQFDQSIESSFQGIGAEVSMVNEKVTVVAPIKGSPAEEAGLKPNDQILEVDGESVEGLDLYEAVLKIRGEKGTEVTLTVERPGASDPLQVKMVRDEIPLETVYEDIKQVNGKKAGVIEITSFSEETSKEFEQALKKLEGEGIEGLIIDVRGNPGGLFTDVQDILKLFIPEDKPYVQVEDRNGETSRYFSDIKELKDYPITVLQDEGSASASEILAAAMKEAGSYDIVGTQSFGKGTVQQTVPMGDGSTIKLTLFKWLTPDGNWIHEKGVEPTVEVKQPDYFYSNPVEVEETLKYDDNSDQVKSIQEMLKGLGYDPGRTDGYFSKETEQAVKEFQQDENLEATGQVTGETAGKIQELIVSEVRDEENDRQLDEALEVLFK; this is translated from the coding sequence ATGAATGTTAAGCCGCGTCACGTCGCGATCATAGTAGTACTCTCTTTACTTCTAGGGGCTGCTGGATCGTACATAGGTATGCAGTATTTTGGAGCATCAGGCCAGGGTTCCAATTCAGCTGCAGAAAGCGCAGAGAATTTTGGGAGTCTTTCTCAGGCAGAACAAAAAAAATTTATTGAAGGACTTTCGGGTGGATCCGAGACAGACATAGAAAAAGTGAAGCAAGCGTTCGGCATTATCCAGGAAAACTCCTTAATTGAAGCTGACAAGAACCAGCTGGTCGAAGGGGCGATTAAGGGGATGCTAGATACATTAGAAGATCCTTATAGTGTTTATATGGATAAAGAAACAATGGAGCAATTTGATCAGTCGATTGAATCTTCTTTCCAGGGGATCGGGGCTGAAGTCAGCATGGTGAATGAAAAGGTAACCGTTGTTGCTCCAATTAAAGGCTCGCCGGCAGAGGAAGCCGGATTAAAGCCGAACGATCAGATTCTCGAAGTGGATGGCGAAAGTGTAGAAGGACTGGATCTCTATGAGGCGGTCTTGAAAATACGCGGCGAAAAAGGCACAGAGGTGACCCTGACGGTTGAACGTCCTGGCGCAAGCGACCCCCTTCAAGTTAAAATGGTCCGTGATGAAATTCCGTTAGAAACGGTTTATGAAGATATTAAACAAGTAAATGGCAAGAAAGCAGGCGTCATAGAAATCACTTCATTTTCTGAAGAAACCTCTAAAGAATTTGAGCAAGCCCTTAAGAAGCTGGAAGGCGAAGGTATTGAGGGGCTGATTATCGATGTGCGAGGTAACCCGGGCGGCTTATTTACAGACGTTCAGGACATCTTAAAGCTGTTCATCCCTGAAGACAAACCATATGTTCAAGTAGAGGATCGTAACGGAGAAACTTCCCGTTATTTCTCTGATATTAAAGAACTTAAAGATTACCCGATTACGGTTCTTCAGGACGAAGGAAGTGCTTCCGCTTCAGAAATCCTTGCAGCTGCCATGAAGGAGGCAGGCAGTTATGACATTGTAGGTACTCAAAGCTTCGGTAAAGGAACAGTACAGCAAACTGTTCCAATGGGAGATGGAAGTACGATTAAGCTTACCTTGTTTAAATGGCTGACTCCTGATGGCAACTGGATTCATGAAAAAGGAGTAGAACCGACGGTAGAGGTGAAGCAGCCTGATTATTTCTATAGTAACCCTGTTGAAGTGGAAGAAACCTTAAAGTATGACGATAATAGTGACCAAGTGAAAAGCATTCAGGAAATGCTGAAAGGACTAGGCTATGATCCTGGCCGGACAGATGGTTACTTTAGTAAAGAAACAGAACAAGCTGTGAAAGAGTTCCAGCAGGACGAGAACCTGGAAGCGACCGGACAAGTAACGGGAGAGACGGCCGGAAAAATTCAGGAGCTGATCGTCAGCGAAGTACGCGATGAGGAAAATGACCGTCAGCTGGACGAAGCGTTAGAAGTATTATTTAAATAA
- a CDS encoding S1C family serine protease, which produces MDIWLSEEGAAVLRFFTSPLLYWAILLLFIVSIRRMKQERRSFGTRVYDIFTEGRSTWKISILGGVLLSLLFVVSGMVLTQEFLWLLAAITILLSLPFNLKGLSPAYTVGISILLVSLLTFLPQSSLGGVELSPLTGLSSASLAILLSLMLVIEGILLVQTSSRRTFPERTLGKRGMTVGQHRVKKMAVIPVVTLFPSGMIEPFAQWWPVFDVAGSSFGLIGFPFLLGYEFVVKGQSPKLASINIGRQTILLAVISLLVATSGFFLPVLSLAAVGISIIGRFVIYMMQRSRDEEKAYFTEDHRGLRVLGTIPNSPADEMNLLPGELIVQVNGASVSTVREFYEALQRNRALTKMEVRDFRGENRFLQRAAYEGEHHELGVIFVQEVRYDSLAQ; this is translated from the coding sequence ATGGACATTTGGCTGAGTGAAGAAGGGGCTGCGGTTCTGAGATTTTTTACATCGCCCCTGTTATATTGGGCGATTCTGCTTTTATTTATTGTATCTATCCGACGCATGAAGCAGGAACGCCGCAGTTTTGGTACGAGAGTTTACGATATTTTTACAGAAGGGCGAAGTACGTGGAAGATTTCTATCTTAGGAGGAGTGTTGCTCTCCTTGCTGTTCGTAGTAAGTGGAATGGTTTTAACACAAGAGTTCCTGTGGCTGTTAGCAGCTATAACTATTCTGCTGAGCCTGCCGTTTAATTTAAAAGGACTATCACCTGCCTATACGGTCGGTATCAGCATTTTGTTAGTATCGCTATTGACGTTTCTGCCTCAATCTAGCTTAGGCGGAGTTGAATTGTCTCCATTAACTGGTCTTTCATCGGCCAGTCTTGCCATCTTGCTAAGCCTGATGCTAGTCATTGAAGGCATTTTATTAGTGCAGACATCTTCTCGAAGAACCTTTCCTGAGAGGACGTTAGGAAAGCGGGGAATGACTGTGGGCCAGCACCGCGTGAAGAAGATGGCTGTTATTCCTGTGGTCACACTTTTTCCATCAGGGATGATCGAGCCTTTTGCCCAATGGTGGCCAGTCTTTGATGTGGCAGGCAGCAGCTTTGGCCTTATCGGATTTCCGTTTCTATTAGGATATGAATTTGTGGTAAAAGGGCAGTCGCCAAAGCTTGCTTCTATTAATATTGGGAGGCAGACCATCCTATTAGCTGTTATTAGTCTATTAGTAGCAACAAGCGGCTTCTTCCTGCCGGTTCTTTCTTTGGCTGCTGTCGGCATCAGTATTATCGGGCGTTTTGTTATTTACATGATGCAGAGGAGCAGAGACGAGGAGAAGGCTTACTTCACAGAAGATCATCGCGGACTTAGAGTGCTTGGTACGATTCCAAACAGTCCCGCTGATGAAATGAACCTATTGCCTGGAGAGCTGATTGTCCAGGTGAATGGTGCTTCTGTATCCACCGTACGGGAATTCTATGAAGCTCTGCAGCGAAATCGTGCACTGACTAAAATGGAAGTGAGAGACTTCCGGGGGGAAAACCGTTTCCTTCAGCGAGCCGCTTACGAAGGAGAGCATCACGAACTTGGAGTTATTTTTGTACAGGAAGTTCGTTACGATTCTTTAGCCCAATAA
- a CDS encoding ABC transporter ATP-binding protein: protein MESLLANNLTLGYGDTVIIDSLDIKIPKGEVTVLIGGNGCGKSTLLRSLARLLKPKDGEVVLDSADISKMRTKDVAKKMAILPQSPTTPEGLTVFQLVKQGRYPYQSWAKRWSKEDEEAVNRALEDTNLTELKDRSVDSLSGGQRQRAWIAMTLAQDTDLLLLDEPTTYLDMTHQIEILDLLFDLNQDNGRTVVMVLHDINLACRYADHLIAVKDKKVFAQGKPEEVITCDLMQHVFEMTCDVRKDPLFGTPMCIPHGKGRCLIKQAQAEAQVKSQTVS from the coding sequence ATGGAGTCACTGCTGGCGAATAATCTGACACTAGGCTATGGAGATACAGTAATTATCGACTCACTGGACATAAAAATTCCAAAAGGAGAAGTAACTGTCCTCATTGGCGGGAATGGCTGCGGGAAATCGACACTTTTACGTTCGTTAGCCCGTCTTCTTAAACCTAAAGATGGAGAAGTAGTGTTGGATAGTGCAGATATTTCCAAGATGCGCACGAAAGATGTAGCTAAAAAGATGGCGATCTTGCCACAGAGCCCGACGACACCGGAAGGACTAACTGTCTTTCAACTGGTTAAGCAGGGACGCTATCCCTATCAGAGTTGGGCAAAGCGCTGGTCGAAAGAAGATGAGGAAGCAGTGAACCGAGCCTTGGAAGATACCAATCTGACCGAACTTAAAGATCGTTCAGTTGACTCTTTGTCCGGGGGACAGCGTCAGCGTGCATGGATCGCAATGACATTGGCGCAGGACACTGATCTCCTCCTGTTAGACGAACCGACAACATACTTAGATATGACTCACCAAATTGAAATTCTGGACTTACTTTTTGACTTAAATCAGGATAATGGCCGGACGGTGGTTATGGTCTTACATGATATCAACCTCGCCTGTCGATATGCCGATCACCTTATCGCTGTCAAGGATAAAAAGGTGTTTGCCCAAGGGAAGCCGGAAGAAGTGATCACTTGTGATTTAATGCAGCACGTTTTTGAAATGACTTGTGACGTTCGCAAGGATCCTCTTTTTGGTACACCGATGTGTATCCCGCACGGTAAAGGCCGCTGTTTGATTAAGCAGGCGCAGGCAGAAGCCCAGGTGAAAAGTCAGACAGTCAGCTAA
- a CDS encoding haloacid dehalogenase type II, translating into MKYKAYLFDAYGTLFDVHSVKERLEDHYPDKAGQISQDWRQKQVHYFMIRQLVDDYVPFDQITLWSLQDALAENEVSASSSVIEELMEQYKKLTPYEEVLKMKAVNEDKELMIFSNGTLSMLEPLLENNYLTSSFSIMSADEPKVYKPQAEAYEYAKKQVNADKEEILFFSSNPWDIAGAASYGFHTAWVNRSKTEWPRIGIAPSYIIENLTKLPQ; encoded by the coding sequence ATGAAGTATAAAGCTTATCTTTTTGATGCCTATGGGACGCTGTTTGATGTCCATTCCGTCAAAGAACGGCTGGAAGATCATTATCCTGATAAAGCCGGTCAAATCAGCCAGGACTGGCGCCAGAAACAAGTGCATTACTTTATGATTCGCCAGTTGGTGGATGATTATGTCCCTTTTGACCAAATCACCCTTTGGTCCCTGCAGGATGCTTTAGCCGAAAATGAGGTGAGTGCTTCTTCTTCTGTTATAGAAGAACTAATGGAGCAGTATAAAAAGTTAACACCTTATGAAGAAGTTTTAAAAATGAAAGCAGTGAATGAAGACAAAGAATTAATGATCTTCTCCAATGGCACCCTTTCTATGCTGGAGCCTCTGCTTGAAAATAATTATCTAACGTCCAGCTTTTCTATTATGAGTGCTGATGAGCCGAAAGTCTATAAGCCTCAGGCAGAAGCTTATGAATATGCGAAAAAGCAGGTAAACGCAGATAAGGAAGAGATTCTTTTCTTTTCCAGCAATCCATGGGATATTGCCGGAGCTGCAAGCTATGGGTTCCATACAGCATGGGTGAACCGCTCGAAAACAGAGTGGCCGCGAATCGGAATTGCACCTTCCTATATAATAGAAAATTTAACTAAGCTGCCCCAATAA
- a CDS encoding heme A synthase, which translates to MKKFSILTTVVTFIALILGNLVVATNSGDACGTTWPVCNGQIIPDITNYHVIIEYSHRLMVPLLAILTFINAVGAIRKHRRSRPVLILAIASLGMLIFQSAIGGLNVLLGTPPGFTTLDVTFSQVLLLILVLLSYSLHEKKKELDQVSWSTVSMSYRAFVLGFAVYVAQVILGAFFKHSRASNVLLEIPAAEYLIRSESLANVVYSLHWVATVVIFVAALWYVIYATRFQYHRSLAWAYLVTILLNAAVGFVIVITGNVVLASSIHMIISTITMVIGGMILGGYWFKLQKKSIA; encoded by the coding sequence ATGAAGAAATTCTCAATCCTAACAACGGTCGTCACGTTTATCGCACTCATTCTTGGAAACTTAGTAGTTGCTACTAATTCAGGTGATGCCTGCGGAACAACGTGGCCGGTTTGTAATGGTCAAATCATACCTGACATCACAAACTATCACGTCATCATAGAATATTCGCATCGGCTGATGGTGCCGTTACTTGCAATCCTTACATTTATTAATGCGGTGGGAGCGATAAGAAAGCATCGTAGAAGCCGGCCCGTGTTGATTTTAGCAATCGCAAGCCTTGGGATGCTTATTTTTCAGTCTGCCATTGGCGGCCTGAATGTACTACTTGGTACCCCGCCTGGATTTACAACATTAGATGTTACATTTAGCCAGGTACTGCTGCTGATTCTCGTGCTGCTCAGCTACAGCCTTCACGAAAAGAAAAAAGAACTGGACCAAGTTAGCTGGTCGACCGTAAGTATGAGCTACAGGGCATTCGTCCTCGGGTTTGCCGTATATGTGGCCCAGGTCATCCTTGGAGCATTCTTTAAGCATAGCCGGGCAAGCAACGTACTGCTTGAAATTCCTGCAGCGGAATACTTGATTCGCAGTGAATCACTTGCCAATGTTGTTTACTCTCTTCACTGGGTAGCTACTGTGGTTATTTTTGTGGCTGCTCTCTGGTATGTAATTTACGCGACAAGGTTTCAATACCACCGCTCTTTAGCATGGGCTTATTTAGTGACCATCCTGTTAAATGCAGCGGTTGGCTTTGTGATCGTAATTACAGGAAACGTCGTTCTAGCGTCTTCCATTCATATGATCATTTCTACGATTACGATGGTCATAGGCGGAATGATTCTTGGAGGTTACTGGTTTAAACTGCAAAAAAAATCAATTGCATAA